A DNA window from Zonotrichia albicollis isolate bZonAlb1 chromosome 2, bZonAlb1.hap1, whole genome shotgun sequence contains the following coding sequences:
- the ABHD10 gene encoding palmitoyl-protein thioesterase ABHD10, mitochondrial has protein sequence MAGVLVRAGRASALRGSLSPLRAARAFLVCRLKSSVSFLTRPDRPNIAYQKLKGRNPGVIFLPGFNSNMNGQKATALEDFCKSLGHAFIRFDYTGCGSSDGKFEECTIGKWRKDVLSILDELTDGPQILVGSSMGGWLMLHAAIARPDKVAALVGVAVAADHVVTTFKRLPIEAQKEIEEKGEWKYQTKQNEEGYYSLTYDFIREAENHCVLNSPIPVTCPIRLIHGMKDGDVPWEISMQVADRVLSKDVDVILRKIGQHQMSDKEDTKLLVNTVDDLIDKLSTVA, from the exons ATGGCGGGAGTGCTGGTGCGGGCCGGCCGTGCCTCCGCCCTGCGGGGATCGCTGTCACCGCTGAGGGCGGCTCGGGCATTCCTGG TTTGCAGGCTGAAGTCATCGGTCAGCTTTCTCACTCGACCAGATCGACCAAATATTGCTTATCAGAAACTAAAAGGAAGAAATCCAGGGGTTATTTTCCTTCCAGGCTTCAATTCAAATATGAACGGTCAGAAAGCAACTGCCCTTGAAGATTTCTGCAAATCGTTAGGTCATGCCTTCATCAG atttgaCTATACAGGATGTGGAAGTTCAGATGGTAAATTTGAAGAGTGTACAATTGGGAAGTGGAGAAAAGATGTTCTGTCTATACTGGATGAACTTACAGATGGACCACag ATTCTGGTGGGCTCCAGCATGGGTGGGTGGCTGATGCTTCATGCTGCTATAGCACGTCCAGATAAAGTAGCTGCTCTGGTTGGAGTTGCTGTAGCAGCAGATCACGTTGTAACAACTTTTAAGAGGCTTCCTATTGAG GcacaaaaagaaatagaagaaaagggtGAATGGAAGTatcaaacaaagcaaaatgaagAAGGCTATTACTCCTTGACCTATGACTTTATCAGAGAAGCAGAAAATCACTGCGTGCTGAATAGTCCTATTCCTGTGACATGTCCCATACGCCTTATTCATGGCATGAAGGATGGGGATGTCCCTTGGGAGATCTCTATGCAAGTTGCTGACCGTGTTTTGAGCAAGGACGTGGATGTTATCCTCCGCAAAATCGGCCAGCATCAGATGAGTGACAAGGAGGATACAAAGCTCCTTGTGAATACTGTTGATGATCTAATTGACAAGCTGTCAACAGTAGCATAA